The DNA region CACGACCTCGTCGTCCGGCGCGATCACCGTCTGGGTGGCGGCCTGCAGCGGCCGGCCGCCGCGCAGCACGTCGACCACACAGGCCGTGACGTCGGGCCAGGCCTCGCGCAGCGCCTCGACGGAGCGGTTGGCCATGGGGCTGGCCTGGCCGACGCGGGCGGTGATGACGCTGATCCGGCCTTCGGCGAATTCCACCACCTGCAAGGCCTCGGGGAATTCGATCAGGCTGTGCAGGTAGGCGGTGACGCTGCGTTCCGGGCTGATCAGGGCGTCGATGCAAAAGCCGTCGTCGCCCATGAGCTCGGGGTATTCGGCGACGTCCGCGGCGCGGATGCGGGCGATGCGGCGCGGCACGTTGAAGTGCTGCCGCGCGATGCGGCACGCCACCATGTTGACGGCGTCCGAGGCGGCACAGGCGATGAAAAGGTCCGTGTCCGCGGCGCCGGCGGCCTCCAGCACCGCGACCTGGGTGCCGTCGCCGTGCATGCCGCGCAGGTCGTAGCGTTCCTGCAGGCCTTGCAGGTTGCGCGCGTCGGTATCGATGACCGTGATGTCGTTCTGTTCCGAAACCAGGTTTTCCGCGACGCTGGTCCCCACGCGGCCGGCGCCGACGATAAGAACTTTCACGGCGGACTCACGAGCTGCGCTTGCGCGCCGACTCGATGCCCAATTGCTTGAGCTTGCGGTACAGGTGGGTCCGTTCGAGCCCGGTGCGCTCGGAAACCCGCGTCATGCTATGGCTTTCCCGCACCAGGTGATATTCGAAGTAGATGCGCTCGAAGGCGTCGCGCGCCTCGCGCAGGGGCTGGTCCAGCGAAATGCTGCCGAGCTGGCCGTTGCCGTTGGCCGGCAATTCGGCGGCCGCGGCGGGGGGATTCGCGCCCACGGCCGGCACGCCGGCGCCCAGAGGAGCATCGGAGTCCTCGTCGCGCGCGCTGGGACTGACCGACACGGCGGGCATGGGCACGGACTGCGGCGCGCGGCCGCGCGCGAGGCCGGCCGAAATAGTTTTTAACAACCGTTGCAGAGTAATCGGCTTTTCCAGGAAGTCCATGGCGCCGATGCGGGTGGCCTCGACCGCGGTGTCGATGGTGGCATGGCCGCTCATCATGATGACGGGCATGTCCAGCAGGCCCTGCGAGCCCCACTCCTTGAGCAGGCTGACGCCGTCGGTGTCCGGCATCCATATGTCGAGCAGCACCAGGTCGGGACGCGCCCGCAGGCGGGCGGCACGGGCCTGCGCCGCGTTTTCGGCCAGCTCCACCGTGTGCCCTTCGTCGTACAAGATTTCAGACAGAAGTTCGCGAATGCCAACTTCGTCGTCAACCACCAGAATTCTGGCCATAAGCCCATCCACCTATTGCGTAGCCGCATTATCCTGTTGTTGTGCGGATGCGTCCAGAGTATCGACCGCGCCTGCCAGACGGGTCAATAGTATGGAAATACGCGCCCCGCCCTCGCGGCGATTCGCCAAATCGATGCGTCCGCCGTGTTCTTCCACGATTTTGCGGACGATCGCCAATCCTAACCCAGTCCCGTGCGACTTGGTTGTCACGTAGGGTTCGAAGGCCCGCTGCATGACCTGCTGCGAGAAACCCGGGCCGGTATCGGAAACCGTGAAACGCACCGCGCGGTGCTCCTCGCCCTCGCTGCGCGGCGTCTGCGTCAGTTGCGTCGACACCCGCACCCGGCCGTCGTCCTGCCCCGCGATCGCGTCGCGGGCATTGGCCAGGAGGTTATGGATGACCTGGCGCAACTGGGTCGGATCACCCTCGATGGCGGGCAGTCCGGGCGCCAGCTCGACCTCCAGGTTGAGCGAGTTGACGTGGTCGCGCAGCAGCCCTTCCACCGGATCCCAACCATACAACGACAGCACGTCGGAGACCAGCGCATTGAAGTCGATGCGCTGCATGACGGCGGGCGGGGTGCGGGCGAATTCGCGGAAATCGTCGACCATGTGCTTGAGCGAGCTGACCTGGTTGACGATGGTATTGGTGGAGCGCTCCAGCATCTGCCGGTCGGCCGGCTGCAGGCGGTCGGCCAGTTTCATGGCCAGGCGCTCGGCCGACAACTGGATGGGGGTCAGCGGGTTCTTGATTTCGTGCGCCAGGCGGCGCGCCACCTCGCCCCACGCCACGGTCCGGTTGGCCGACATCAGTTCGGTGATGTCGTCGAACACCACCAGGTAGCCGTTGCCGCGCCCGTCCACGCGCAGGTGCGTGCCGCGCGCCAGCAGCGTCAGCGATTGCGCGTGGGCGCCGCCCGAGGCTTCCGCCTGCACGGGCTGGATCTCGAACTGCTGCTGCCAGTGCTGGCGCTCCGATCCCACGGCGGCATGCGCCGCGAAGGCCTGGCGCACCACCTGCGCGAACGCCAGCAGGCCGTCGATGGTTTCCAGCGGCCGGCCGATGACCGAGCGCAGGTCGCTCTGCAGGATGGTCTGCGCGCCCTGGTTGACCGTCGTCACGCGAAACGCCTCGTCGAAGACCAGCACGCCGGACGACAGATTGGACAGCACGCTTTCCAGGTAGACGTTGGAACGCTCCAGTTGCTGGCGGTTGCTTTCCACCATGCGGCGCGCCTCGT from Bordetella genomosp. 10 includes:
- a CDS encoding sensor histidine kinase, whose protein sequence is MRKLLRFALVAGALAGVALLGLLAWSTGNASRLARYYDALLILNGVVALALFAWVLALTVKLVRQLRRRQFGARLTARFALAFTLIGVVPGALIYTLSVQFMSRSIESWFNVRVDTALEAGLNLGRAALDSLLADLDARARSMTAELNRASDSNIALTLTRLREANGVQEAMVFTGSGRMVAFSTNQYGQLMPALPPATVLNQLRLSRGYSAAEADDPLQAGGGGALHLRVVIPLLPNERFDGLLGASAEPRWLQLVQPVPDQIAHNANLVQQGFRDYQELALARLGLRKLYGITLTLALLVSVFTAIAVALSLSKRLVRPLLRLAAGTQAVGVGDYRPLPEPPERDEVGQLTRSFNAMTRQLDEARRMVESNRQQLERSNVYLESVLSNLSSGVLVFDEAFRVTTVNQGAQTILQSDLRSVIGRPLETIDGLLAFAQVVRQAFAAHAAVGSERQHWQQQFEIQPVQAEASGGAHAQSLTLLARGTHLRVDGRGNGYLVVFDDITELMSANRTVAWGEVARRLAHEIKNPLTPIQLSAERLAMKLADRLQPADRQMLERSTNTIVNQVSSLKHMVDDFREFARTPPAVMQRIDFNALVSDVLSLYGWDPVEGLLRDHVNSLNLEVELAPGLPAIEGDPTQLRQVIHNLLANARDAIAGQDDGRVRVSTQLTQTPRSEGEEHRAVRFTVSDTGPGFSQQVMQRAFEPYVTTKSHGTGLGLAIVRKIVEEHGGRIDLANRREGGARISILLTRLAGAVDTLDASAQQQDNAATQ
- a CDS encoding response regulator, which produces MARILVVDDEVGIRELLSEILYDEGHTVELAENAAQARAARLRARPDLVLLDIWMPDTDGVSLLKEWGSQGLLDMPVIMMSGHATIDTAVEATRIGAMDFLEKPITLQRLLKTISAGLARGRAPQSVPMPAVSVSPSARDEDSDAPLGAGVPAVGANPPAAAAELPANGNGQLGSISLDQPLREARDAFERIYFEYHLVRESHSMTRVSERTGLERTHLYRKLKQLGIESARKRSS